GTGGTCGGCGCCTGATCTCGACAAGGCAAAGCAGCTCGTCGAGGAATCGGGCACCAAGGGCCAGAAGGTGACCATCATTGTAGAGGACACCGCCGTATCGCGGTCGATCGGCGTCTATCTGCAGAGCGTCTTGACCAGCATTGGCTATGCCGCAGACGTCAAGCCGATCTCTGCCAACATCCAGTTCACCTACATTCAGAACTCCAACAACAAGGTGCAGATGTCCGTCACCCAATGGTACAAGGACTATCCCGCGGCATCGGACTTCCTGAATATTCTGTTCAGCTGCGCCTCCTACCGCGAGGGCTCGGACGCTTCGATCAATATAGCCGGCTTCTGCGACAAGGAGATCGACGCCAAGATGCAGAAGGCCCTGGACCTCGGCGTGACCGATCAGAAAGCGGCCGACAAGATGTGGGCTGAAATCGACAAGCAGGTCACGGACAAGGCACCGGCTGTCGGCCTCTTCACGCCGAAGCGGCTCGACTTCGTCAGCAAGCGCCTGGGCAATTTCAAGTTCAACCGGCAGTTCAACTGGATGATCACCCAGTCCTGGGTGCAGTAACGAACTGTGGAGGGCACGTCCGTGTCGAACGAAGCCATTGCGGTTGCCATGCCGCGCAAGACGCGAGGGCCCTGGGCCGCCGCGCTTGCGAAGCTGACAAGGAACAGGGCCGCCATGGCGTCCCTGGCCGTGTTCCTCCTCATTGCCTTTGCCTGTCTCAGCGCGCCTCTCTATGCAAAATGGGCAGGCGTGGACCCATTCGCCTCGACGCTCGACGCCGTCATCCAGATCGACGGCGCCGACGTTGCGGTGATGGAGCCGTCGACGGAAGGGCTTGGTCTCGGCTACACGCCGCTCGGCCCGACCTGGCAGCTTGGCAACTATTTCCTCGGCGCGGACAGCCAGGGCCGCGATGTCATGGCCAGGATGCTCTATGGCGGGCTCAGTTCGCTGTTGATCTCCGGGGCAGCGACCATCTTCACCTTGCTCATCGGCACGGCGGCGGGACTGATTGCCGGCTATTTCGGCGGCATCACCGACACGGTGCTGTCGCGCCTGCTGGATGTCCTGTGGGCGTTCCCGATCTATCTGCTGGCGATCTCGCTTTCCATCGTCACCATCGCGCAAGGCATCGCGATCGGGCCGATCGAGATCGAGTCCGGCAGCCTGTGGCTGCCGGTCATCATCATCGGCATCGTCTACGTGCCCTATGTGGCGCGCCCGATACGCGGGCAGGTCCTGTCGCTGCGCAACAGCGAATTCGTGCTGGCCGCGATCAATCTGGGGGTGCCGGGATCACGGATCCTATGGCGCGACATCCTGCCCAACATCTCCACCACGCTCATCGTCTTCGTGCCACTGATGATGGCGCTGAACATGCTTACGGAATCGGCGCTCTCCTTCCTCTCGATCGGCGTGCAGCCGCCCGCGGCGAGTTGGGGCACCATCATCCAGGACGGGCAGGCACTGCTTTACACGCGGCCACTGGTGGCCCTGGCGCCCGGGCTGGCGATCGCCATCTCCGTCATGGCGCTCAATGTCTTCGGCGACGGCCTGCGCGACGCGCTTGACCCGCGCTCCAAGGTTCGGCTGGGGCGCGACTGATGATCTACGCAATCCTGCGCCGTTTCGGTCAGATGCTGTTCGTGATGTTCGGCATCTCGGTCATCGTCTTCCTGATCTTCTTCGCGACGCCGGGCGCCGATCCCGCCGCGCGCATCGCCGGCCGAAACGCATCGCCCGAGGTGCTGGAAGCAGTGCGTCACAGCTTTGGCTTCGACCGGCCCCTCTACGTCCAATATGTGAAGATGATGGAGAAGATCTTCGTCACCGGCGATCTGACCTCCTTCGTCAATCGCGGCTGGAAGGTGGTGCCGGCGGTGCTGGATTCGATCCCGGTCACGCTCTCCCTGGTGTTCGGGGCGGCGATCCTCTGGGTGGTGGTGTCCATCATCATCGGCATCGTCGCCGCCGCCACCCGCGACAGCTGGCTGGACAAGCTTCTGATGGCGCTGGGATTGCTTGGCATTTCCATGCCGGTCTACTGGCTGGGCGAGGTGATGAACCTGATCACCCAAAGCCGCTATCACGACAGCTGGGCGTTCTCCTGGGTGCCGCCGCTCGGCTACAAGAATTTCTCCGACGATCCCAAGGGCTGGTTCCTGACCCTGGTCATTCCCTGGATCACGCTGGCTATTCTCTACATCGGCATTTACGGGCGCGTCCTGCGCGCGGCGATCATCGAATCCCTTCAGGAAGACTATATCCGTACGGCCCGCGCCAAGGGCCTGTCGGAGACCCGCATCCTGTTGCGCCATGCGCTGCGCACATCACTCATCGCCTTCATCACTCTGTTCGGCCTCGACTTCGGCGCGCTGGTGGGCGGTTCCGCACTGCTGACGGAAGTGGTGTTCGGGCTGCACGGCATCGGCAAGCTTACCTATGACGCGCTGCAGAACCTCGATCTGCCGATGATCATGGCAACGGTGATGTACGCTTCCATGTTCGTGGTCATCGCCAACGCGGTCGTCGATTTCATCTACATCCTTCTCGATCCGCGCCTGAGGACATCATGATACTGTCGGTGCGCGATCTCAGAGTGTCCTTCCGTACCGATGACGGCCTGGTGCGGGCCATCGACGGCGTTTCCTTCGACCTCGAAGAGGGCGAGATTCTTGGCGTCGTCGGCGAATCCGGTTCCGGCAAGACCGTATCGCTGCTGGCTGTGATGGGTCTCATCACCGATCCCAACGCCATTATCGAAGGCTCGATCCGATACAAGGGCCGCGAGCTGGTGGGACTGCCCGCGCGCGAGCTTCGGCGCCTGCGCGGCAACGAGATCGCGATGATCTTCCAGGATCCGATGACGGCGCTGAC
The nucleotide sequence above comes from Mesorhizobium shangrilense. Encoded proteins:
- a CDS encoding ABC transporter permease; this encodes MSNEAIAVAMPRKTRGPWAAALAKLTRNRAAMASLAVFLLIAFACLSAPLYAKWAGVDPFASTLDAVIQIDGADVAVMEPSTEGLGLGYTPLGPTWQLGNYFLGADSQGRDVMARMLYGGLSSLLISGAATIFTLLIGTAAGLIAGYFGGITDTVLSRLLDVLWAFPIYLLAISLSIVTIAQGIAIGPIEIESGSLWLPVIIIGIVYVPYVARPIRGQVLSLRNSEFVLAAINLGVPGSRILWRDILPNISTTLIVFVPLMMALNMLTESALSFLSIGVQPPAASWGTIIQDGQALLYTRPLVALAPGLAIAISVMALNVFGDGLRDALDPRSKVRLGRD
- a CDS encoding ABC transporter permease — translated: MIYAILRRFGQMLFVMFGISVIVFLIFFATPGADPAARIAGRNASPEVLEAVRHSFGFDRPLYVQYVKMMEKIFVTGDLTSFVNRGWKVVPAVLDSIPVTLSLVFGAAILWVVVSIIIGIVAAATRDSWLDKLLMALGLLGISMPVYWLGEVMNLITQSRYHDSWAFSWVPPLGYKNFSDDPKGWFLTLVIPWITLAILYIGIYGRVLRAAIIESLQEDYIRTARAKGLSETRILLRHALRTSLIAFITLFGLDFGALVGGSALLTEVVFGLHGIGKLTYDALQNLDLPMIMATVMYASMFVVIANAVVDFIYILLDPRLRTS